The Desulfuromonadales bacterium genome segment CCCGGTCATGTCGGAGAGGCCAATCGCCCTGTGTGCGGGAGATACCTTTCCCGACCTGGTGAGGGATCTGGAAGGTGGAGACAAGTAGGAGGGATCTCGATTGGGGGTTGAGGTGCTGTCCCTGAACCAGGGACCTTGGACTCGGGACTTTGAACTTTGGACCGCCTTTATTCGTCTAACGGCAGGGTGAAGGAAAATCGGCTGCCGCCCTCGGGGGTGAGGGGGCTTTCCACCCAGATCTCGCCGCCGTGCAGCAGGACGATCTCTTTGCAGATGGCCAGGCCGAGACCTGTCCCTTTGCCGAAGGTCCTGGCTGCCGGCAACTGCTGGTAGCGGGCGAACAGCTTCTGCTGCTGGTCGGCCGGGATGCCCGGGCCGGTATCGGTGACGCTGACTTGCAGGTATTTTGTCTGGCTCGGCTCACGCCCGGAGGCGGAGAGGTGAGTGCTGACGGTGATTGTCCCCCCCGTTGGCGTAAATTTAAAGGCGTTGGTCAACAGATTGGCCATGACCCTGTTGAGCTGCTTGCCATCCGCCAGAACCCAGGGGCTGTCCTCGGGGATGTCGAGGCGGACCTGCAGGCCCTTCTCCGTGGACAGCGCCGAAAGGTCGGCGCAGACTCTGGCTGCCAGGGCTCGAATCGGTAAAGGCGCCGGATAGATCTGCATCTTGCCCGCCTCGAGCTTGGAAAGGTCGAGTACGTCCTCGATCAGCGTGAGCAGTCGGTCGCAGCCCCCCTGGATGTTTTGCAGGGCGGACGACTGCTCTTGGTTGACGGTGCCGAGAACTCCTTCGGCCAGCACGTCGGTAAATCCCCGGATGCTGGTCAGCGGGGAGCGCATGTCGTGCACCAGCATGGAGACGAAATCGCCCTTGACCTCTTCAATCTCCTTGAATTTCTTGAGATAGCGCGCCACGATCAGGAAACGC includes the following:
- a CDS encoding HAMP domain-containing sensor histidine kinase, whose protein sequence is RFLIVARYLKKFKEIEEVKGDFVSMLVHDMRSPLTSIRGFTDVLAEGVLGTVNQEQSSALQNIQGGCDRLLTLIEDVLDLSKLEAGKMQIYPAPLPIRALAARVCADLSALSTEKGLQVRLDIPEDSPWVLADGKQLNRVMANLLTNAFKFTPTGGTITVSTHLSASGREPSQTKYLQVSVTDTGPGIPADQQQKLFARYQQLPAARTFGKGTGLGLAICKEIVLLHGGEIWVESPLTPEGGSRFSFTLPLDE